In the Desulfitobacterium hafniense DCB-2 genome, ACTTCCATATCCAGATCTTCCATCTGACGTACGACCTGGATAAATTGATCGGTAATCCTGGCAATGGGAATATCGTAAATATCCACTTTTTCCTGCTGGATCAGGTGCAGAAGCAGATCCATGGGACCTTGAAATGCGGGCAGCTCCACGTAAGGGGCGGTATTGGCACTATGGCTTACCGATGACCCGTTGCTCATCTCAGCCCCATCACGTGACGAACTTCTTTCATAGTTTCTTGAGTAACTTGGCGGGCTTGTTCAGCCCCCTGCTCCAAAACCCGCTCAACCTTACCAGGCTCTTCCCAAAGGGCACGGCGCTCACGGAAAGGACTGAGCAGCTTATCAAGGTTCTCGGCCAGATGACGCTTACAAGCCACACAGCCGATCTTGCCTCCGCGACAGTTTTCCTCAACTTCGGCGACTTCAGGTGTATACACCTCATGAAATTTATAGACTATACAAACTTCAGGATGACCCGGGTCATCTTTGCGCAAACGGGCCGGGTCCGTCACCATCTGCTGAACCCTTTCTTTGATCTCTGCTGTGGAAGCGGTTAAGGAGATGGTATTATTATAGCTTTTACTCATTTTACGTCCATCGACACCGGGCAACAGGGGAACTTTGCCGATCAGGGCTTTCGGTTCAGGAAAAACCGGACCATAAAGGTGATTAAAGCGTCTGGCAATTTCGCGGCACAGCTCGACATGGGGGATTTGATCTTCTCCCACCGGTACGGTATCAGCCTTATAAACCAAGATATCGGCAGCCATCAAGAGGGGATAGCCCAGGAAACCATAGGTTGAGATATCCTTGCCTCCTTCTTTGCCCAGCTGCTGCATTTGATCCTTATAGGTCGGCACCCGCTCCAGCCAGGATAGAGGGGTAATCATGGACAAAAGCAGATGCAGTTCTGCATGTTCCTTAATATGGGATTGAACAAAAATCGCCGACTGCTCCGGATCAATCCCCACACTCAGCCAATCCAGAGCAATCTCCCGGATAAGTACGCCAAAATCCAAACCATCCTCATAACCTGTCGTCAGAGCATGCTGATCCACAATTCCATAATAGCTTTGATATTCCGATTGCAGTGCGGCCCAATTCTGGATGACACTGAGATGCCCGATATGCAGGCTCCCCGTAGGGCGCATGCCGCTGAAAATTCTACCTTTCACTTATAAAACCCCTTTCAGTTGTAGGTTTTCCATTGCCTTTAGCCGATAAAAGGCGACAGCAAAAACAAAGCGGTATCACGATAAAAAGCGTAAAGGCCGGATACTGCAGGCTGCAGTATTACTCCCAAAAAGTTGGTAAATAGTATTATAACCAGAATGAACATGCCGTAAGTCTCCAGGGTATCAAGAACCTTGCTGTACCGCCCGGGAACAACCCCCCTTAAGATAGAAAAACCATCTAAAGGCGGAATCGGCAGAATATTAAACACCCCAAGACCCAAATTCATGATCACCAGGGACATGAATATTGTGGATAGTGTGCCGGTCCAGGATGAATCCTCCAGGAAGGCCAGGGTTAAGACCCAAAGCATCATGGCGATAAAAGCAACCAACAGATTGGCCAGAGGACCGGCGACCGACACCAGTACTCTCCCCCGCTCTTTATTCCCCTTGAAATAGTGGGGTTGGGTCATGACCGGCTTCGCCCAGCCAAAGGAATAAAGTACAGCCATCAGGGTACCAAAGATATCCAGGTGGACGAAGGGATTCAGAGTTAAACGTCCCTGGCTGCGGGGAGTCGGATCTCCTAAACGATCAGCCACCCAGGCGTGGGCATATTCATGAAAAGCAAACCCCACAAGTAAGGCAGGTATGTTGGCGATGATGGTGGTTAAGTTGAACACGTAGTTTCCCCCTTCGGTCGGTTTGACAAGCCATCCTTCAGCAACCCAAGCACAAATTCCTTCTCTTCTTCCTCTGTCTGCAGCTTGCCTTCCAGCCAAGCCAGACGGACCGCTTTAAGAATGCGGCCAATCTCCGGCCCTTCTTTAACTCCCCATTGTCGCAAAGCCGTGCCATCTACGGTCTGATGAATGGCCTTGACTGCTTCTGTGTAGGCTTCCAGAGAATCCCGGAAGCGTTCATCCCACAGCAGAACTTCCATGAGGAGGGCCGGTAGACCTTCAAGATACTGATCCAAACTCTTTAAAGAAATCTTTTCCCGGGCATATGGAGAAGCTTCAGAACCTTTTTCTCCCACGCCTAAGGATAGAAGTCCATCCATAATGTCAAAGAATTTATAGGCTATCCCTTTGAGCTCCCTGGCTAACCGAAGTTTTTCCTCAATTCTTTCGAACTGGGATCTGTCCATCCTGCGCAGGCAGATCAGCCATTTTCTTTCCGGGGAAATGGCTTGATTCAGCCCCGGATGAGTAAAATCCCAGGGCAGTTCGGCACCAAACCACTTGCGGAACACACCCATATCGAGCAGGGATTCTCCCATAACGCCAAACTTCAATTCAGAAAGCATATGCATGAATTCTTCCGTAAACCGTTCGATACTTAGTTTCTGTAGGACACCGGCATCTAAAGCTGTATAAAGTCCCTCCCGGGTTTCCTTGGCCAGACGAAAACCGTAACGGCCGGCAAAACGAAGAGCCCTGAGAATGCGGGTAGGATCCTCGATGAAGCTGAGATTATGAAGAAAACGGATTTCTCCTTGTTTCAGATCTCTTAAGCCCCCATAATAATCCACCAGCTCGCCATAGCGGACAGAATTAACGGCTATGGCCATGGCATTAATGGTAAAGTCACGCCGGAACATATCATCCCGCAAACGGGATTCCTCCACCTGAGGCAGTGCGCCGGGGGAAGAATAATCTTCACGGCGTGAGCTGGCTACATCCAGGTGGGAGCCATCGGCAAAATCCAAACGGGCGGTGCCAAATTGATCATGGAATACCACTTGAACGTCCTGAAGCCGCTGGGCAAGAGCCCGGGCAAAGGCATGTCCGTCTCCTTCAATGACAAAATCCAAGTCTTGGGTCGGCACCTTAAGCAGGATATCCCGCACAAATCCTCCCACTACAAATACGGAATACCCTAATTCATCGGCTACCTGTTGAGCTGCTGCCAACAAAGAGCGAATCTGCTCCGGCAACTCCTCAAGCAAGCCCAGGATATCTTCCCGCATCGCCAGACTGCGATGGCGGGTCAGTGACATTTCCGTAGGAACGGCGCTGCCATGAATAATGCGCAGAATATCGGAACGGGAAACGATCCCTGCCAGTTTTCCTTCTTCCAGAACGGGGACTCTGCCGATATCATGCTGAACCATGGTTCTTTGCACATCTTCCCAGCTGGAATCGGCCTCCACAACCACCACGTCCTTGGTCATAAATCCTTTGACCGGAGCATGGGCCAGCCCATGCTTGATGGCTTTATCCACATCCCGGCGGGAAATGATGCCCACCAGTTTTTCTCCCTGAGCTACCGGCACCCCTGTATGACCATATTTAAGCAGAATCTGCTCTACCTCGCTGAGTTTCATCTCCGGAGATACGGTTTTAACCGGATAGCTCATAATATCTCTGACCCGGTTAATGCGGTGAGCCTGCTGTGCCAATTCCCCCTTGAGTTGCTTGAGAATCTCAGCCACAGAAGCATGTTTCACAGTAGCTGAAGCAGCACGGGTATGCCCCGCTCCGCCAAAGGCCTGGGTAATGCGATTGACTTCAATCCCCCGTCCCCGG is a window encoding:
- a CDS encoding CBS domain-containing protein, translated to MIVILTHRQMDFDALASMVAAQKIFPDSLMVVDGKSNPYVQDFIALARDRLPFSRPKDVDWAKVEKIVLVDTHNLQRAAGIKEGVFEQIPLVIYDHHPYDGFLTEEMHIESIGSCTTLLIEELRKMAVQLSPFEATLLALGIYDDTGSLLFESTTVRDVKAVAYLLEQGANLGVVAEYLRKPLIEEQKELLQQLLDNGKTEDFRGQPVYISWAESDDYVGGLALLAHRVGEMEGAETLFLVVQMENRVYLVGRSRGRGIEVNRITQAFGGAGHTRAASATVKHASVAEILKQLKGELAQQAHRINRVRDIMSYPVKTVSPEMKLSEVEQILLKYGHTGVPVAQGEKLVGIISRRDVDKAIKHGLAHAPVKGFMTKDVVVVEADSSWEDVQRTMVQHDIGRVPVLEEGKLAGIVSRSDILRIIHGSAVPTEMSLTRHRSLAMREDILGLLEELPEQIRSLLAAAQQVADELGYSVFVVGGFVRDILLKVPTQDLDFVIEGDGHAFARALAQRLQDVQVVFHDQFGTARLDFADGSHLDVASSRREDYSSPGALPQVEESRLRDDMFRRDFTINAMAIAVNSVRYGELVDYYGGLRDLKQGEIRFLHNLSFIEDPTRILRALRFAGRYGFRLAKETREGLYTALDAGVLQKLSIERFTEEFMHMLSELKFGVMGESLLDMGVFRKWFGAELPWDFTHPGLNQAISPERKWLICLRRMDRSQFERIEEKLRLARELKGIAYKFFDIMDGLLSLGVGEKGSEASPYAREKISLKSLDQYLEGLPALLMEVLLWDERFRDSLEAYTEAVKAIHQTVDGTALRQWGVKEGPEIGRILKAVRLAWLEGKLQTEEEEKEFVLGLLKDGLSNRPKGETTCST
- the trpS gene encoding tryptophan--tRNA ligase, whose protein sequence is MKGRIFSGMRPTGSLHIGHLSVIQNWAALQSEYQSYYGIVDQHALTTGYEDGLDFGVLIREIALDWLSVGIDPEQSAIFVQSHIKEHAELHLLLSMITPLSWLERVPTYKDQMQQLGKEGGKDISTYGFLGYPLLMAADILVYKADTVPVGEDQIPHVELCREIARRFNHLYGPVFPEPKALIGKVPLLPGVDGRKMSKSYNNTISLTASTAEIKERVQQMVTDPARLRKDDPGHPEVCIVYKFHEVYTPEVAEVEENCRGGKIGCVACKRHLAENLDKLLSPFRERRALWEEPGKVERVLEQGAEQARQVTQETMKEVRHVMGLR
- a CDS encoding site-2 protease family protein, translated to MFNLTTIIANIPALLVGFAFHEYAHAWVADRLGDPTPRSQGRLTLNPFVHLDIFGTLMAVLYSFGWAKPVMTQPHYFKGNKERGRVLVSVAGPLANLLVAFIAMMLWVLTLAFLEDSSWTGTLSTIFMSLVIMNLGLGVFNILPIPPLDGFSILRGVVPGRYSKVLDTLETYGMFILVIILFTNFLGVILQPAVSGLYAFYRDTALFLLSPFIG